Proteins from one Brevibacillus humidisoli genomic window:
- a CDS encoding YheC/YheD family protein, producing the protein MTRRRKTMGIMAMVKRDEPRFIEKKYYQKLTEIGRKQGIRVFVFSPRQADFVRRQVVGFEYRDGRWRRKWLPFPTVVYDRCFINSSYRHYKPFIERLQNDPKVIFMGRGLFGKWQVHQILLQSPQLVPYLPETLPYSMQSFLNLLKRDGTTILKPATGTHGAGVIRIDICKKYYSIVGRNHRNQSFVKQIKTLAGIKRFVRRFTMGRMFLVQSYLSLHTPAGDPYDVRVLVQKNGAGKWVTTGSAVRIGRSNITSNLHGGGNAVTLHAFLTRYFTEEKRTTIEQQIDEIVRLLPPFLEEHHGRLTELGIDIGIDTKGKVWIIEVNSKPGRSVFRLTNDRAARIRSVTLPVKYAQYLMKIV; encoded by the coding sequence ATGACGAGAAGACGGAAAACAATGGGCATCATGGCCATGGTGAAACGGGATGAACCGCGTTTTATCGAAAAAAAGTATTACCAAAAGCTGACGGAGATCGGACGTAAACAGGGAATCCGTGTCTTCGTCTTTTCTCCGCGTCAAGCCGATTTTGTCCGTCGACAGGTAGTGGGTTTTGAATACCGCGACGGCAGGTGGCGTAGAAAATGGCTGCCGTTTCCTACCGTGGTGTACGACCGCTGTTTCATCAACTCATCCTATCGTCACTATAAGCCATTTATCGAACGCTTGCAAAACGACCCAAAGGTGATCTTCATGGGTCGTGGACTTTTCGGCAAGTGGCAAGTCCATCAAATCCTCCTCCAATCACCGCAGCTCGTCCCATACCTTCCCGAGACCCTTCCTTATTCGATGCAATCGTTTTTGAACCTGTTGAAACGGGACGGGACGACAATCCTCAAACCCGCGACTGGCACACATGGTGCAGGTGTGATCCGGATTGACATCTGCAAAAAATACTACTCCATTGTCGGCCGCAATCACCGAAATCAATCGTTTGTCAAACAGATAAAAACCCTTGCCGGTATTAAGCGATTTGTCCGTCGTTTTACGATGGGCCGTATGTTTTTGGTGCAATCATACTTAAGTCTGCATACACCAGCAGGAGACCCCTATGATGTGCGTGTGCTGGTGCAAAAAAATGGAGCCGGCAAATGGGTGACGACAGGCAGCGCCGTTCGTATCGGGAGAAGCAACATTACTTCCAACCTGCACGGAGGTGGCAATGCCGTTACGCTACACGCGTTTCTCACTCGCTATTTTACAGAGGAAAAACGGACAACAATTGAACAGCAGATCGATGAGATCGTTCGGCTTCTACCCCCTTTCCTGGAAGAACACCATGGGCGGCTAACCGAACTGGGCATCGATATCGGGATTGATACGAAGGGAAAAGTCTGGATTATTGAAGTAAACAGCAAACCGGGGCGCAGTGTGTTTCGACTCACCAACGACCGGGCAGCTCGTATCCGCTCCGTCACACTGCCGGTCAAATACGCGCAATATCTCATGAAGATCGTGTAG
- a CDS encoding YheC/YheD family protein yields the protein MSNVSRGGSMMSAVRALHMCGPWKEAARPSAAMLKQAALRLARSLEKALPGHYAEFGIDLGVDTRGRIWLLEVNSKPSKAENTLQTPEGTVDPPQRRPRPSVRKLMEYTAYVSGFPYTGTQKRTFGLHTKKRISR from the coding sequence GTGTCCAATGTGTCCCGCGGCGGCAGCATGATGTCGGCAGTCCGCGCACTGCATATGTGCGGTCCTTGGAAAGAAGCAGCCCGTCCTTCGGCAGCGATGTTAAAACAAGCCGCCCTCCGGTTAGCCAGGAGCCTTGAGAAAGCACTCCCTGGTCATTACGCCGAATTCGGGATTGATCTCGGTGTAGATACAAGAGGGCGTATCTGGCTGCTTGAGGTAAACAGCAAACCCTCCAAAGCGGAAAACACCCTGCAGACCCCCGAGGGAACCGTTGATCCTCCACAGCGTCGCCCACGGCCATCCGTCCGCAAGCTGATGGAATACACGGCCTACGTCAGTGGGTTTCCGTATACTGGTACACAAAAACGGACATTCGGACTCCATACCAAAAAAAGAATCAGCAGGTGA
- a CDS encoding DUF445 domain-containing protein encodes MNEWLTIGITVAIGATIGGFTNQLAVRMLFRPYKPWMLGRYRVPFTPGLIPRRREELGQQMGYLVEHYLLTAEGVKRAIVTGDLQKMLTNWLTGHLEELLHSKRTLRDVIKRAAPDILAEDGRWSNELRERVQHQWDGWIREWLKRVGRRRLRELLPPEAEGKLNQAAASLSEQLLVRFRGYLRSLDGVQQIQSMLRGFIGGGMFGGLVGMFLADDKMVAKILMQVDESLENPQLARKLSDVIRQEADRLLDKPLQEVLDWIGEPQLIAWSRRVVDYAEERSIHLVDKPIADSLGQLPKRMIEEWVPRLAEWIVQVLQQNVERLFHKLEVAKIVARQVEGFPLERVEEMIIGISGKEFRMITLLGFLLGGAIGLVQGFLNLWL; translated from the coding sequence ATGAACGAGTGGTTGACGATAGGAATAACAGTGGCGATCGGGGCAACGATCGGGGGATTTACTAATCAGTTGGCTGTCCGCATGCTGTTTCGTCCTTACAAACCGTGGATGCTGGGCCGCTACCGCGTGCCGTTCACCCCAGGGTTAATCCCGAGACGGCGGGAAGAACTGGGGCAACAAATGGGCTATTTGGTTGAGCATTACTTGTTGACGGCAGAAGGTGTAAAACGGGCGATTGTCACTGGCGACTTGCAGAAGATGTTGACGAATTGGTTGACTGGTCATCTGGAGGAGCTGCTACATAGCAAGCGCACGCTTCGCGACGTCATCAAGCGTGCAGCTCCCGACATCCTGGCCGAAGACGGGCGTTGGAGCAATGAACTGAGAGAGCGTGTTCAGCACCAGTGGGACGGATGGATCAGAGAATGGTTGAAACGTGTAGGCCGTAGACGTTTGCGTGAACTGTTGCCGCCTGAAGCGGAGGGCAAGTTGAATCAGGCGGCAGCCTCGCTCAGTGAGCAGTTGCTGGTTCGCTTTCGCGGCTATCTCCGCTCCCTGGATGGTGTTCAGCAAATTCAATCGATGCTGCGAGGATTTATAGGAGGCGGCATGTTCGGCGGGTTGGTCGGCATGTTTCTCGCCGACGATAAAATGGTCGCCAAAATTCTCATGCAAGTCGACGAATCGTTGGAAAACCCGCAGTTGGCTCGAAAACTGTCGGATGTGATCCGACAGGAAGCCGATCGATTGCTGGACAAACCGCTGCAGGAAGTGTTGGACTGGATTGGCGAACCGCAGTTGATTGCTTGGAGCAGACGGGTGGTCGACTATGCGGAAGAGCGTAGCATTCACCTGGTGGACAAGCCGATAGCCGACTCACTCGGACAACTGCCCAAGCGTATGATAGAAGAGTGGGTCCCGCGGTTGGCGGAATGGATTGTTCAGGTGCTGCAGCAGAATGTGGAGCGGCTGTTTCACAAGCTGGAGGTTGCGAAGATTGTCGCACGCCAGGTAGAAGGATTCCCGCTTGAGCGGGTAGAAGAAATGATTATCGGCATATCTGGAAAAGAGTTCCGTATGATTACGCTGCTCGGTTTTCTGCTTGGAGGAGCAATCGGGCTGGTGCAAGGGTTCCTCAACCTGTGGTTGTAG
- a CDS encoding YlbF family regulator, whose protein sequence is MNYDKVYDLARDIKESDEFRAYAAQKAKVDADPNAKRMLEDFRKQQLGMEMRQMQGEAPSQADVEQLRRLYETINMHTEIRELFASEQRLIQMVQDIQRIIAEPFQGLLGFPETEGGT, encoded by the coding sequence ATGAACTACGACAAGGTGTATGACTTGGCAAGGGATATTAAAGAAAGTGACGAGTTCCGCGCGTATGCGGCTCAGAAGGCGAAAGTAGATGCTGATCCCAACGCCAAGCGGATGCTTGAAGACTTCCGCAAACAGCAGTTGGGAATGGAAATGCGGCAGATGCAGGGAGAGGCTCCCTCGCAAGCAGATGTGGAACAGCTGCGTCGTTTGTATGAGACGATCAACATGCACACGGAGATTCGCGAGCTTTTTGCCAGCGAGCAGCGACTCATCCAGATGGTGCAGGATATCCAGCGGATTATTGCTGAACCTTTTCAAGGGCTGCTTGGATTCCCAGAAACCGAAGGAGGGACATGA
- a CDS encoding metal-dependent hydrolase gives MEIRFHGHSCVEIAAGDHRLLIDPFLTGNPVAQVKAEEIKANYILLTHGHNDHVGDTVQIAKANDATVIGNHELATYLAWQGLKTRGMHIGGAHTFPFGRVKLTQAFHGSAYELDDKQELIYLGMPTGLLLTIDGKTIYHAGDTGLFGDMKLIGELHQIDLAFLPIGDNFTMGPEDAWHAAQFLKAKLVVPIHYNTFPLLQQDDQAFVRRLAEIGVEGKVLAPSETMTL, from the coding sequence ATGGAGATTCGTTTCCACGGCCATAGCTGCGTCGAAATTGCTGCGGGGGACCACCGCTTGCTGATCGACCCATTCCTGACAGGCAATCCGGTTGCACAAGTAAAAGCGGAAGAGATCAAGGCAAATTACATCTTGCTGACTCACGGGCACAATGATCACGTAGGCGATACGGTACAGATCGCCAAAGCCAATGACGCTACGGTGATTGGCAACCACGAACTGGCTACATACCTGGCATGGCAAGGGCTCAAGACGCGTGGCATGCACATCGGCGGGGCTCACACGTTTCCGTTTGGCCGCGTAAAACTGACCCAGGCTTTCCACGGCTCTGCCTATGAACTTGATGACAAGCAGGAGTTGATCTACTTGGGGATGCCGACCGGTCTGCTGCTGACGATCGATGGCAAGACGATTTATCATGCAGGGGATACCGGCTTGTTCGGCGATATGAAGTTGATCGGCGAACTGCATCAGATTGATCTGGCCTTTTTGCCGATCGGTGACAACTTTACAATGGGACCGGAGGATGCCTGGCACGCGGCACAGTTTTTAAAGGCGAAGCTGGTTGTACCGATCCACTACAATACCTTCCCCTTGCTCCAGCAGGACGATCAAGCATTTGTCAGACGATTGGCAGAGATAGGGGTGGAAGGAAAGGTACTCGCTCCCAGCGAGACGATGACGCTCTAG
- a CDS encoding DRTGG domain-containing protein, translated as MATKHELILDYIDRLPVGTKISVRQIAKDLEVSEGTAYRAIKEAEVQGYVSTIERVGTVRIEKKQKENIERLTFAEVVNIVDGHVLGGRAGLHKTLNKFVIGAMKLEAMMRYVEADSLLIVGNRYQAHKLSLQHGAAVLITGGFDTSDEVKQLADKLELPIISSSYDTFTVAAMINRAIYDQLIKKEIIMVEDILKPLSETPVLRTTDTIATWHAYTERYGEARFPVVDELMKVVGIVTSRDIIGHEPTAVIERVMTKNPITTLARVSVASCAHLMVWEGIELLPVVDNTKKLVGVLSRQDVIKALQYMQKQPQMGETFPNLIMNRFQEEKLGDGGSVFCGDVTPQMTNHLGTIASGVMTTIMVESACSVLRQHRKGDMVPENIMVYFLKPVQLESQIQVKPRVLDISRRFGKVEVSVYHSDQLVGQAMITAQIIER; from the coding sequence GTGGCAACCAAGCACGAACTGATTCTTGACTACATAGATCGACTGCCTGTCGGAACGAAGATATCGGTTCGACAGATCGCAAAGGATCTGGAAGTAAGTGAAGGTACGGCTTACCGTGCAATCAAGGAAGCGGAAGTGCAGGGATATGTGAGCACGATAGAACGAGTGGGTACGGTTCGCATTGAGAAGAAACAGAAAGAAAATATTGAAAGACTGACGTTTGCCGAAGTCGTCAATATCGTAGACGGTCATGTTCTTGGTGGAAGGGCCGGTCTGCACAAGACGCTAAACAAGTTTGTCATCGGTGCGATGAAGTTGGAAGCGATGATGCGGTACGTGGAAGCCGACAGTCTGTTGATCGTCGGGAATCGCTACCAGGCGCACAAGCTATCGCTTCAACACGGGGCCGCCGTTCTGATCACCGGTGGATTTGATACTAGTGATGAAGTGAAGCAGTTGGCGGACAAGCTGGAATTGCCGATTATCTCTTCCAGTTACGATACGTTTACTGTCGCCGCGATGATCAACCGAGCGATTTATGACCAGTTGATCAAAAAAGAAATTATCATGGTGGAGGATATTCTCAAACCGCTGTCCGAAACACCTGTCCTGCGTACTACCGATACGATCGCCACTTGGCACGCCTACACGGAGCGGTATGGTGAAGCACGGTTTCCCGTGGTCGATGAACTGATGAAGGTAGTAGGGATTGTTACCTCAAGGGATATCATTGGTCACGAGCCCACTGCTGTGATCGAGCGGGTGATGACCAAGAATCCGATCACCACACTGGCGCGTGTATCTGTTGCCTCGTGCGCTCACTTGATGGTGTGGGAAGGCATTGAACTGCTGCCGGTAGTGGATAACACGAAAAAACTGGTTGGCGTCTTAAGTCGGCAGGATGTAATCAAGGCCCTGCAGTACATGCAAAAACAACCGCAAATGGGTGAGACGTTCCCCAACCTGATTATGAACCGGTTTCAGGAAGAGAAACTGGGTGACGGGGGATCCGTCTTTTGCGGTGATGTGACACCACAGATGACCAACCATCTCGGTACAATCGCCAGTGGGGTGATGACGACAATTATGGTCGAGTCTGCTTGCAGTGTGCTGCGGCAGCATCGAAAAGGAGACATGGTACCGGAAAACATCATGGTCTACTTTTTGAAGCCGGTACAGTTGGAGAGCCAGATCCAGGTGAAGCCGCGCGTGCTTGATATCAGCCGTCGCTTTGGAAAAGTGGAGGTTTCCGTCTACCACAGTGATCAACTGGTCGGACAGGCGATGATCACGGCACAAATCATTGAACGGTAA
- a CDS encoding YtpI family protein, with product MWTAFYATGLLASLVGSVYYSVMARRSGIHPLQARMTLGKMNMALGVLMLLFGCNQFTYEPLTTVRLIVALVFLFVGGVNLIAGTRRYLSYRHQWKESERHAD from the coding sequence ATGTGGACCGCGTTCTACGCGACTGGCTTACTCGCTTCCCTAGTCGGAAGCGTCTACTACAGTGTAATGGCACGGCGAAGCGGGATCCATCCCCTCCAAGCCAGAATGACACTTGGCAAGATGAACATGGCCCTGGGCGTTTTGATGCTTCTGTTCGGCTGCAATCAGTTCACCTATGAACCGCTAACGACAGTCAGGCTGATTGTGGCATTGGTTTTTCTGTTTGTCGGCGGTGTCAATCTGATCGCGGGAACCCGTAGATATCTCTCTTATCGTCACCAATGGAAAGAATCGGAAAGACATGCTGATTAA
- a CDS encoding DNA polymerase III subunit alpha has protein sequence METTFVHLHVHSEYSLLDGAARIDALVAKAKEWGMPALAITDHANLYGAIPFYKACRQAGIKPIIGMEAYLVEERLSERPPRHTSTPFHLVLLAENLTGYRNLLKLSSIAQTEGLHILPRLNKEILAAHAEGLIALSGCREGEIARLLADGGIDMAREAARWYERTFGHDRFYLELQDHGTEWERRLNQRMLHLHQDTGIPLIVTNNVHYVEQSDAKWQDVLLAIKEGKTVEEEGRYRYETDQYYLKSGEEMARLFSYVPEAIRNTAAVAERCNLELEFGQHILPHFPVPDGTDASQYLRDLCQQGCRERYGEITPQIQERLEHELSIITRTGFADYFLIVWDFMRYAHENDIPTGPGRGSAAGSLVAYALKITNVDPLRFNLLFERFLNPERVTMPDIDIDFAVERRDEVIHYVADKYGHDRVAQIVTFGTMAARAAVRDVGRALGLSLGIVDRVARMIPQSPGMTIDKAMTLNPQLPALMEENKQVANLIEVAKGLEGLPRHTSTHAAGVVISREPLTQYVPLQEGAEGLTLTQYPMDVLEEIGLLKMDFLGLRNLTIIQEALRLLEQQGIEVDLHRLPPTDEKTFRMLSRGETTGIFQLESSGMRNVLRELRPESLDDIIAVLALYRPGPMEIIPDYIKAKHGKKKVTYAHFDLEPILRETHGFILYQEQIMQISSRMAGFTLGEADILRRAVGKKKRELLAEQRAKFVAGSVRQGYDEKLAHQIYDLIVRFADYGFNKAHSVAYAVIAYQMAYLKANYPLTFMASLLSLSIGSQTRIAEYTEEARRLGLAVLPPDINESEAFFTVQHDAIRFGLAAVKNVGYGAIEAIVRERKQRPYRDLRDFCTRVDSRLVNRRVIESLISCGAMDTLPGHRAQLLVMLDMVLNNGVSRRSAGAGSQIDLFSLDDPLQSGDAAIQDEGVPSDPSVYPDVPPFSRNQQLKEERELLGVYLSGHPLDDYPHLTNRAGVQQISRLSETEKNQHVKVVGMIAEVKRIQTKKGDPMAFLTIEDRTSAVEVVVFPQVFAAHHDLLDREKLVVLEARVDVQEETIKLLASRLWDAATLPRPSTETVLFVKISAQQERDSTLAELKQLFVERKGTIPVFLHYAGKKQTIRLPDDWRVEVDEVFLEKARAIVGRSGVILKEWSINEGG, from the coding sequence GTGGAAACGACCTTTGTTCACCTGCACGTACACAGCGAGTACAGTCTGCTTGACGGCGCTGCCCGCATTGATGCTTTGGTAGCTAAAGCAAAGGAATGGGGGATGCCGGCTTTAGCCATTACCGATCATGCCAACCTGTACGGAGCGATTCCGTTTTACAAAGCGTGCCGACAAGCGGGAATCAAACCGATCATCGGCATGGAGGCTTATCTCGTTGAAGAGCGCTTGAGCGAACGCCCGCCGCGTCATACTTCAACGCCATTTCATCTAGTGCTGCTGGCCGAAAACCTGACCGGCTACCGCAATCTGTTGAAGCTGAGTTCCATTGCCCAGACGGAGGGGTTGCACATACTGCCCCGGTTGAACAAGGAGATACTAGCGGCTCATGCGGAAGGATTGATCGCCCTGAGCGGCTGCCGTGAAGGGGAGATTGCTCGTCTGCTGGCGGACGGTGGCATTGACATGGCCAGAGAGGCCGCCCGCTGGTACGAGCGAACCTTTGGACATGACCGCTTTTACCTCGAACTGCAGGATCATGGCACGGAATGGGAGCGGCGCCTCAACCAGCGGATGCTGCACCTTCACCAAGATACCGGTATTCCGCTGATTGTCACCAATAACGTTCACTATGTAGAACAAAGTGACGCGAAGTGGCAGGACGTCCTGCTTGCCATCAAAGAGGGCAAGACGGTTGAAGAAGAGGGGCGTTACCGGTACGAGACTGACCAATACTATTTGAAAAGCGGCGAAGAGATGGCCCGGTTGTTCTCCTACGTACCGGAAGCGATTCGCAATACGGCTGCCGTCGCTGAGCGCTGCAATCTTGAATTAGAGTTCGGACAGCATATTCTGCCGCATTTTCCCGTGCCCGATGGAACGGATGCCAGCCAGTATCTCCGTGATTTGTGCCAACAGGGCTGCCGTGAGCGCTATGGCGAAATCACGCCACAGATACAGGAGAGACTTGAGCATGAGTTGTCGATCATTACGCGGACCGGCTTCGCCGACTACTTTCTGATTGTCTGGGATTTTATGCGCTACGCCCATGAAAACGACATACCTACTGGACCCGGCCGCGGATCTGCGGCGGGAAGCTTGGTTGCCTACGCGTTAAAGATCACCAATGTAGATCCTCTGCGGTTTAACTTGCTGTTTGAACGGTTTCTCAACCCGGAGCGGGTCACCATGCCTGACATCGATATCGACTTTGCGGTGGAACGCCGTGATGAAGTGATCCATTATGTGGCTGACAAATACGGTCATGATCGCGTTGCACAGATCGTCACGTTTGGGACGATGGCTGCCCGTGCGGCGGTTCGTGATGTGGGGCGAGCGCTTGGTCTCTCATTGGGGATCGTTGACCGCGTGGCCCGGATGATCCCCCAGTCTCCGGGCATGACAATTGACAAAGCAATGACCCTCAATCCACAACTTCCTGCGTTGATGGAAGAAAACAAGCAGGTGGCCAACCTGATCGAAGTGGCCAAGGGATTGGAGGGACTTCCCCGTCACACGTCGACACATGCGGCCGGGGTGGTCATTTCCCGAGAACCGTTGACCCAATATGTACCACTACAGGAAGGGGCGGAGGGGTTGACGCTGACCCAGTATCCGATGGATGTGCTGGAGGAAATCGGGCTTTTAAAGATGGATTTTCTGGGACTTCGCAACCTGACGATTATCCAGGAAGCGCTTCGCTTGCTGGAGCAGCAGGGTATCGAGGTAGATTTGCATCGTCTGCCGCCAACCGACGAGAAAACGTTTCGCATGCTTAGCCGAGGCGAGACGACAGGCATTTTCCAACTGGAATCATCCGGCATGCGAAATGTGCTGAGAGAACTGAGGCCTGAATCACTTGATGACATCATTGCCGTGCTCGCCCTTTACCGACCGGGGCCGATGGAGATCATACCGGATTACATCAAGGCCAAACACGGCAAAAAAAAGGTCACATATGCCCATTTTGACCTGGAACCAATTCTGAGGGAGACCCATGGCTTTATTTTGTATCAGGAACAGATCATGCAGATCTCTTCCCGAATGGCCGGATTTACGTTGGGGGAGGCTGACATCCTGCGCCGGGCAGTGGGCAAAAAGAAGCGCGAACTGTTGGCTGAACAGCGGGCCAAGTTTGTCGCGGGCAGTGTTCGTCAGGGATATGACGAAAAGTTGGCGCATCAGATATACGATCTGATCGTCCGCTTTGCCGACTACGGTTTTAACAAGGCTCACTCCGTCGCCTACGCGGTCATCGCGTATCAGATGGCCTATTTGAAGGCGAATTACCCGCTCACCTTTATGGCATCCCTGTTGTCCCTGTCGATTGGCAGTCAGACCCGGATCGCCGAGTACACAGAAGAGGCGCGCCGCTTGGGATTGGCCGTCCTGCCTCCGGACATTAATGAAAGTGAAGCCTTTTTTACCGTACAGCACGATGCGATCCGCTTTGGTTTGGCGGCAGTGAAAAACGTAGGCTACGGCGCAATCGAAGCGATTGTCCGCGAGCGAAAGCAGCGGCCCTACCGGGATCTGCGTGATTTCTGTACGCGAGTCGACAGTCGTCTCGTCAACCGCCGGGTAATCGAATCGCTGATTTCGTGCGGCGCAATGGACACGCTGCCTGGTCACCGTGCCCAGCTATTAGTCATGCTCGACATGGTGCTCAATAACGGCGTTTCTCGACGAAGCGCTGGTGCGGGGAGTCAGATTGATCTGTTTTCGCTAGATGACCCTTTGCAGTCTGGTGATGCAGCGATACAGGACGAGGGAGTGCCGTCTGACCCCTCCGTTTATCCCGATGTTCCCCCGTTTTCTCGAAACCAACAGTTGAAAGAAGAACGGGAACTACTCGGTGTCTATCTGTCGGGACACCCCCTGGACGATTATCCGCACCTGACCAATCGCGCAGGTGTACAGCAGATTTCCCGACTGTCGGAAACGGAAAAAAACCAACACGTAAAAGTAGTCGGCATGATTGCTGAGGTCAAGCGAATTCAGACGAAAAAGGGAGATCCTATGGCTTTCCTCACGATCGAAGACCGCACGTCAGCGGTGGAAGTGGTCGTCTTCCCGCAGGTGTTTGCAGCCCATCATGACCTGCTGGACCGGGAGAAGCTGGTCGTATTGGAGGCGCGCGTCGATGTCCAGGAAGAGACGATCAAGCTGCTTGCCTCCCGCCTTTGGGATGCTGCGACTCTGCCTCGTCCATCGACAGAAACGGTCTTGTTTGTCAAAATCTCTGCCCAACAGGAACGTGATTCGACATTGGCAGAACTAAAGCAGCTGTTTGTCGAAAGAAAAGGAACAATTCCCGTATTTCTCCATTACGCCGGGAAAAAACAGACGATTCGCCTGCCGGATGACTGGCGGGTGGAAGTGGACGAGGTCTTCCTGGAGAAAGCGCGAGCAATTGTAGGGAGAAGCGGAGTAATTCTAAAAGAATGGTCGATAAATGAAGGAGGTTGA
- a CDS encoding NAD(P)-dependent malic enzyme: MSKLREEALELHRKHQGKLEAVTKVPIRNAHDLSLAYSPGVAEPCKEIFDEPTKVYEYTIKGNLVAVVSDGTAVLGLGNIGPEAAMPVMEGKAALFKAFAGVDAFPICLNTSDPEKIIETVKLLEPTFGGVNLEDIAAPACFAIEERLKKETNIPIFHDDQHGTAIVTAAGLINALRVVNKQLDEIRVVVNGAGAAGIAIIKLLLSMGVQDIIMCDTKGIIYEGRTFGMNAVKEGVAKLTNRDKQSGDLADAMKGADVFVGVSVAGAVTMQMVESMNRDAIIFAMANPVPEIMPEEAKQAGAAVIGTGRSDFPNQVNNVLAFPGIFRGALDTYATNINEEMKKAAVYAIADLISSEELSADKVIPAPFDPRVAPHVAAAVAKAAMESGVARRTVDPEEVKERTKQLSSISYTQA; the protein is encoded by the coding sequence GTGTCCAAACTGAGAGAAGAAGCCTTGGAGCTTCACAGAAAACACCAAGGGAAACTGGAAGCGGTGACCAAAGTGCCGATCCGCAATGCACATGACCTGAGTCTTGCTTACTCTCCAGGTGTGGCGGAACCGTGCAAAGAAATTTTCGACGAGCCGACGAAAGTGTACGAGTACACCATCAAAGGGAATCTCGTGGCGGTGGTAAGTGACGGGACAGCAGTGTTGGGACTGGGCAACATCGGACCGGAAGCGGCCATGCCTGTGATGGAAGGAAAAGCTGCTTTGTTTAAGGCTTTTGCCGGCGTTGACGCATTTCCAATCTGCCTGAACACGTCTGACCCGGAGAAAATCATCGAGACGGTAAAACTGCTGGAACCTACGTTTGGCGGTGTTAATCTAGAAGATATTGCCGCCCCCGCCTGTTTTGCCATCGAGGAGCGCTTAAAGAAGGAAACCAATATTCCGATCTTCCACGACGACCAACATGGCACGGCGATCGTGACCGCGGCCGGGTTGATCAACGCCCTGCGGGTCGTCAACAAGCAGCTCGATGAGATTCGCGTCGTGGTGAACGGGGCTGGCGCCGCAGGGATTGCCATCATCAAGCTGCTGCTCAGCATGGGTGTACAGGACATTATCATGTGTGATACCAAAGGAATCATATACGAAGGCAGAACGTTCGGGATGAATGCAGTAAAAGAAGGGGTGGCCAAGCTGACCAACCGCGACAAGCAGAGCGGTGACCTTGCCGATGCGATGAAAGGTGCTGACGTCTTTGTCGGAGTATCCGTGGCTGGCGCGGTGACGATGCAGATGGTGGAATCAATGAATCGCGACGCGATCATCTTTGCCATGGCCAACCCGGTACCGGAAATCATGCCGGAGGAGGCGAAACAGGCGGGAGCAGCGGTGATCGGAACCGGACGTTCCGATTTCCCCAACCAAGTGAACAACGTGCTTGCTTTCCCAGGTATCTTCCGTGGTGCGCTTGATACATATGCCACCAACATCAACGAAGAGATGAAGAAAGCTGCTGTTTATGCGATCGCTGATCTGATCAGCTCGGAAGAACTGTCGGCGGACAAAGTGATCCCGGCTCCATTTGATCCTCGTGTCGCTCCTCATGTGGCGGCGGCTGTAGCCAAAGCGGCGATGGAAAGCGGCGTTGCCCGTCGTACAGTGGATCCGGAAGAAGTGAAGGAGAGAACCAAGCAGCTCTCCTCGATCAGCTATACGCAAGCGTAG
- a CDS encoding FadR/GntR family transcriptional regulator yields the protein MLDSLENRKVYEDILLQIHDIVQRDNLRVGDKLPSERELSEQLGVGRSSVREALRALELLGLIETRRGEGTFLKHYRHNRLIDVLGFFILRDYKTKKDLVEMRKLLELDAVRLACRRAGDKHFEEMERILAVAWERVERGEIPTEEDYLFHRVICRSSRNSILHRIWAPLVEYSDTVRSTSLAREGRAKTALMEHEQIMLAIRNGDEQTAVMRMREHLENSKL from the coding sequence GTGCTCGACTCCTTGGAAAATCGAAAAGTGTACGAGGATATTTTGCTGCAGATTCATGATATTGTGCAGCGGGACAATTTGCGTGTCGGCGATAAACTTCCCTCTGAGCGTGAGCTGTCAGAACAGTTGGGTGTAGGACGTTCATCGGTACGTGAGGCGCTTCGCGCGTTGGAATTGCTCGGTCTGATCGAGACGAGGCGAGGAGAGGGGACCTTCCTCAAGCATTACCGTCACAACCGCTTGATCGACGTATTGGGCTTCTTCATCCTGCGGGACTACAAGACGAAAAAAGATCTGGTGGAGATGCGCAAGCTGCTCGAACTGGATGCGGTACGGTTGGCCTGTCGCCGAGCCGGCGACAAGCACTTTGAGGAGATGGAACGCATCCTTGCCGTCGCCTGGGAGCGAGTGGAACGGGGGGAGATCCCAACAGAAGAGGACTACCTGTTCCACCGTGTCATCTGTCGTTCCAGCCGGAACTCGATCCTGCACCGGATCTGGGCTCCGCTTGTCGAGTACAGCGACACTGTTCGCAGCACCTCACTTGCTAGAGAGGGGCGTGCCAAAACGGCTTTGATGGAACACGAGCAGATCATGCTGGCGATTCGCAACGGAGACGAACAGACAGCTGTCATGCGCATGCGAGAACACTTGGAAAACAGCAAGCTGTAG